Within Dehalococcoidales bacterium, the genomic segment CCCTGCACAACATCAGGTCAGTCCCGCGCCCCCTGTGGCCTGCCAGAACGCTAAGACAGGTAATGACACCGCTGGACAAGTTAGAGTCCGTTTCACCCAATGAAGACCTGTCAATAGTGATGAAGACCATCACCGAAGCGGACATCAATCAGGTGCTCGTGGTGGAAAAGGGCATAATCCTCGGTGTCATCGGACGGGACAATCTGCTTGCCTTCATCAACATCCGCGGAGAACTGGGCGTGTAGTGCTACCCGGAAGTGGTCTGCATAGAAGGGTTGTGGTACACGGTCTGCATCACGGCATCCCACGTCTCCAGTGCCGCCGACTCGGCGACGTCCAGGAAGAAAGATTTCCCTAGCTGCAGGGAGTGAACCAGTACAGTTGGTTTTCAACCGTCGATTTATTGGTGTATACTTAGCACCAGCTACTCTAATAGAAAAGGAGCAAGACCATGACAATGGACCTTGACGACGAACTGAAACAGGTATTCCGTCCGCAGGACGTCCACATGGGACGCCTCAAGGCCGACCCGGAGAAGTGCACCGGCTGCGGTCTGTGCATTCAGAACTGCCTCTTCCGGTCTTGGGAGATGGACGAAAACAAAGTCCCTTACATGAAGGAAGGCGCAGCCTGCTTCGGCTGCTACAACTGCATGGTGGCCTGTCCGGTGGATGCCATCTCCATCGTTGAGCCCTACCATGTTGATTCCGGGCTCTTCCGCACACTCCCTAATCCTATGCCCGCTGTGCCGCCACTACCCCCGTTCGACGCCGACGGGAACCCCGATGAGTGGAACGAGGTCGAGCGTGTCGTCTTCACCCGGCGCAGCGTGCGTAACTTCTCGGACAAACCTGTGCCTGAACCTCTTATCCGGCGCATAGTGGAAGCCGGCAGGCACGCCCCTAGTGGCGGTAACTCGCAGCCGTGGAAGTTCATCATTATATCCAATAAAGCCCTGCTCGATGAACTTAATGAAGCTGCAGCAAAGATTCTAAGTGCAACGTATGAGATGTATGCCGATGACGAGAAGGTCAAGATGCTGGCCGCCGGCTACAAGGCTAACCCTACGCCAGGGACCTGGGACCCGCGCATCATCCTTGGTGGCATCGGTACCTGCGTTTACAAGGGTATTAACCCTGTCCTGCTGGGCGCCCCGGTGACAATCCTGATTGCCGCCGACCGTCGGGCTATCGGTGGCCCCCAGATGCAGGTGGGTATTTGCGGGCAGAACATGATCCTCGTGGCCAATTCGCTGGGACTGAAGGCCACCTGGGTGGGGTTTGTCGGGGCCTGCAACGGGGTGCCGTCCATTATGGCGAAGCTGGGACTCGAGGACCCCTTCTACATCACCTCTTCCGTGGTTGTCGGCTACCCGAAGTTCAAACAGGAGGGTACGGTGGCCAGGGAGTACCGCCCGATCACCTGGTTCCGCGAAGGGCAGGACGACCCGGACATAGAGGAGGAGCCTCGTGTTATCACGCTCGCCGGCGCCGAGACCCGCTGATGATACGCTTTGTGCATCTCTTCAACTACTCAGAGGGTATCTCACTGGAGGATAGCGAAGCGTGGTACCTGAGTGAGCACGTTCCCAGGGTCAGGAAACTACCCCACGTAGTGCACTATCGGTCCTGGCGCGGGCTGGACACCCCGATTCCCTATCCGGCTACTGGCGTGCCGGCCTCCTTCGACCAGTTCGTACGCCGCAGTGAGCTGTGCTTCGATGACCTCAGTACCTGCCAGCAAGCCCTGGCCACGGACCCCACGATGTGGGCTCCGTCTGAAGAGGGTACACCCGGATTCCGCGAGTTCGAGTGCCTGCTTCTGGAGGAAGAACCGCAGTACGACCTCCTGCGGGACGCTCCGCAGGAACAGTACAAGTACATGACTCTACCGCTGCTGTGGCCCAGTGGCAGACCACAGATTGAAGATACCGGCGACCTCTTGGTCGATAGCTACTATTTCTCCTATCGACCGGGATTATCCATCGCCGATGGCGAGGACTGGTACCTGGGTCACCACACCCGCGAAGGAAAACAACTTTCGGGGGTGAAACACTACAAGACCTGGAAGAGCATCCCCGTACCGGAAGACGCCGTTTCCACCCTGCGTCTGAACAGATGGTTCCGCAACACAGAGCTCGGTTTCTGCAGCTTCGAGGCATTTCTTACCACACTGGTGGATGACAGGACACGAGTCAGGTTCACCCAGTCACCATTTGGCCGTGTCCTCGGCGATTGGATGAACATCTTTATCAGGCTCGAAGACGTTGATGACCTGCTTGAGTAGCACCTGTACCGACCTTCGACAGGCGAAAGCAGTAATGATACAGGAGGCATAAGAGCAGTATGATAAAACATATCTTCGCCGGATTTCTCGGGGACATCAATCGAACAGAGGCTGAAAGGTGGTACTTCCGCTTCCATAGTAAGGAAGTCGTGCGTTATTTCGGGCCGTGGCTGCGACGCTACGAGACATTCCGGGCCTGCGCGCCACCGGCGGATGCAGAGCGTTTCGGTGCCCGGAACGGTTACCTCACCGAGCTCTGGTACGACAGCATCGAGGACTTCGTCGAGGCGGACCCCAACAATCGACCATATACTCCCCTCACCATATCCCGGACCGGAATCCGTCCCAGCCCCCCGGCGATAACCATAGTCCCTGCCATACCTACCGAAGACTTTCTCGGTAAAGAGCCCACTCCCGAAGAGAAGACAATACTGCGCTGGTACTGCGTCTTCAAGTATCCGGATGGTGTCTCCATTGACGATGGGGAGAAGTGGTACCTAGAGATGCACTCCCGGGAAGTCAAGCAGCAGCCAGGCCTTCTGAAGTACGTCAGCCACCGCGTCGTGGACAACCCGCCGATTCGTACTCCCTGGCTCCGCGTGTCCGAGCTCTGGTACGAGGACTTCGACTCCTGGCACAGGGCAAACATAGAATCACCTCCTAAATACACACCGCCGCCGTGGGACGCGTCGGAACCATTCGTCGATATGGTCAGTGTCTTCGTGAGGTACAAGCCGGACGTCGACTTCCTCAAAGACAATCCTCCCATCCCGTAGCTGGTCGTGTTGACACCCGCGACCCGGCGGCAGCAGGATGGATAAGAATACCTTTAACTCAGCCACAGTAGTCTGATACGGGAAATCTCAAATCGAAGGAGGGACCAATGGACCTCAAGCAGGTTAATGAAACTCTGAACGCTTACATCAAGCCCCAGACCTTTCCCCTGGCTCTCAAGTTGTGCCAGTCCGAGAGCGAACTCCCGGAGAGGGTCAGAATGCCGGTGCGCGACATGGGTTACCGGATTACCCTCTGCCAGGGCTATGGAATCGCCCGCCGTTTCCGCTGGGTGCTGGCTGTTGGTAAGGAAGACCAGTGCTGTGTCGGCGG encodes:
- a CDS encoding nitroreductase family protein, with translation MTMDLDDELKQVFRPQDVHMGRLKADPEKCTGCGLCIQNCLFRSWEMDENKVPYMKEGAACFGCYNCMVACPVDAISIVEPYHVDSGLFRTLPNPMPAVPPLPPFDADGNPDEWNEVERVVFTRRSVRNFSDKPVPEPLIRRIVEAGRHAPSGGNSQPWKFIIISNKALLDELNEAAAKILSATYEMYADDEKVKMLAAGYKANPTPGTWDPRIILGGIGTCVYKGINPVLLGAPVTILIAADRRAIGGPQMQVGICGQNMILVANSLGLKATWVGFVGACNGVPSIMAKLGLEDPFYITSSVVVGYPKFKQEGTVAREYRPITWFREGQDDPDIEEEPRVITLAGAETR